From a region of the Roseivirga sp. 4D4 genome:
- a CDS encoding dicarboxylate/amino acid:cation symporter: MKKLPLHVKIMIGLVAGIIWAFASSAMGWNQFTIDWVDPFGQIFIRMLKYIAVPLVLFSIISGISGLKDMSKLGRMGGKTLGFYLVTTVAAVGIGLLLVNVIKPGALVDEESRIKNRLSYETWANSNGIEILDGKNFTNDPAYASYDRAEEMTEAQKQMVAEKQAAASENKDAGPLKFLVDMVPQNIILSLGNDKLMLQVIFFGIFFGICMAALPDEKVAGLSSFVNGANEVFLKMVDFVMKAAPFFVFCLLAGVVAKMADTPGEVFEIFKGLASYSVTLVAGLLFLIFIFYPTIVRGFVKSLTYRKFFKKIAPAQFLAFSTSSSAATLPVTMEVVEDNLGVSKNVSSFVLPIGATVNMDGTSLYQAVAVVFMAQLHMVDLSITQQLTIVLTATLASIGSAAVPSAGLVMMVVVLQSVGLNPAWIAIIFPVDRPLDMLRTVVNVTGDTTVSTIVAKSEGELREV, translated from the coding sequence ATGAAAAAACTTCCTCTGCATGTCAAAATCATGATTGGACTAGTAGCTGGTATCATTTGGGCTTTCGCTTCAAGTGCTATGGGCTGGAACCAGTTTACTATCGATTGGGTCGATCCTTTCGGTCAGATTTTCATCCGTATGCTGAAGTACATTGCCGTGCCGCTTGTACTATTTTCAATCATCAGTGGTATCTCGGGGCTAAAAGACATGTCCAAGCTGGGCCGCATGGGTGGAAAGACCTTAGGCTTCTACCTTGTAACGACTGTTGCAGCTGTTGGTATCGGTCTATTATTGGTAAATGTTATCAAGCCAGGAGCACTCGTAGATGAAGAGTCGAGAATTAAAAATCGACTGAGCTACGAAACATGGGCCAATTCTAATGGAATCGAGATTCTAGATGGCAAAAACTTCACAAACGATCCAGCTTATGCAAGCTATGATCGAGCTGAAGAGATGACGGAAGCTCAAAAGCAAATGGTTGCCGAAAAGCAAGCAGCTGCTTCTGAAAATAAAGACGCTGGCCCACTCAAATTCCTAGTGGACATGGTGCCACAGAATATAATACTGTCGCTTGGAAATGACAAGCTGATGCTCCAAGTCATTTTCTTTGGCATCTTCTTCGGCATATGCATGGCTGCCCTGCCAGATGAAAAAGTTGCTGGATTATCATCCTTTGTTAATGGGGCCAACGAGGTGTTTTTGAAAATGGTAGACTTTGTAATGAAGGCTGCACCATTCTTCGTCTTCTGTCTATTGGCAGGGGTTGTCGCCAAGATGGCCGATACCCCAGGCGAAGTATTCGAAATTTTTAAAGGGTTAGCTTCTTATTCTGTAACACTCGTAGCTGGATTGCTATTCTTGATCTTCATCTTCTATCCTACAATTGTGAGGGGCTTTGTGAAGTCATTGACCTATAGAAAGTTCTTCAAGAAAATTGCACCAGCGCAGTTTCTTGCATTTTCAACCAGTTCGAGTGCAGCTACACTTCCTGTAACAATGGAAGTAGTTGAAGACAATCTGGGTGTATCAAAAAATGTATCCAGCTTTGTATTGCCGATCGGAGCAACCGTTAATATGGATGGTACCAGTTTATACCAAGCCGTAGCAGTAGTCTTTATGGCACAATTGCATATGGTAGACCTATCCATTACTCAACAATTAACCATTGTCTTGACAGCCACCTTAGCTTCTATCGGTAGTGCTGCGGTCCCTAGTGCCGGATTAGTGATGATGGTAGTCGTATTACAGTCAGTAGGCCTTAATCCAGCTTGGATTGCCATTATATTCCCTGTGGATAGACCACTGGATATGTTAAGGACTGTAGTGAATGTTACAGGAGATACTACAGTTTCTACGATAGTCGCAAAATCCGAAGGAGAATTAAGAGAAGTCTAA
- the aroC gene encoding chorismate synthase: MGSTFGKIFKIHTYGESHGPALGVIIDGCPAGLEIDESFIQLELDRRKPGQSKITTQRREADEFEILSGVFEGKSSGTPISILIRNQDQKSKDYSHIADKFRPSHADYTFQAKYGIRDYRGGGRSSARETVARVAAGAIAKLLLKHYGISCSSYVSQVGSLKLEKPYQELDLSKTEDNILRCPDPQTAEAMIELIDQTRKNRDTIGGVITGVIQGTPAGLGEPVFDKLHAELGKAMLSINAVKGFEYGSGFDGIKLNGSEHNDAFYTEGGQVKTKTNYSGGIQGGISNGQDIYFNVAFKPVATIMQDQESINEAGERVTVSGKGRHDPCVVPRAVPIVEAMSALVIADYLLISKANRL, encoded by the coding sequence ATGGGTAGCACTTTCGGTAAAATTTTTAAGATTCACACCTATGGTGAATCGCATGGACCAGCCTTGGGAGTAATCATTGATGGATGTCCCGCTGGACTGGAGATTGATGAATCTTTCATTCAACTGGAACTAGATAGAAGAAAGCCTGGTCAATCCAAAATCACTACGCAACGAAGAGAAGCGGATGAATTCGAGATACTCTCAGGCGTCTTCGAAGGTAAATCTAGTGGAACACCGATCAGCATACTGATCAGAAATCAAGATCAAAAGAGCAAAGACTACTCCCACATAGCCGATAAATTTAGACCATCGCATGCCGATTATACCTTTCAAGCCAAATATGGTATCAGAGATTATCGTGGTGGTGGAAGAAGCTCAGCTCGAGAAACTGTAGCACGTGTTGCTGCTGGTGCTATCGCAAAATTACTATTGAAGCATTACGGCATTTCTTGTAGCTCATATGTCTCACAGGTTGGATCACTCAAATTAGAGAAACCCTATCAAGAGCTCGACTTAAGCAAAACAGAAGACAATATTCTCAGATGCCCCGATCCACAGACGGCCGAGGCAATGATCGAGCTTATCGATCAAACCAGAAAGAACAGAGACACAATTGGCGGGGTAATTACAGGGGTGATACAAGGCACTCCCGCTGGTCTCGGAGAACCGGTTTTTGACAAGCTTCATGCAGAACTTGGGAAAGCTATGCTGAGTATTAATGCGGTTAAAGGCTTCGAGTATGGAAGTGGTTTTGATGGCATAAAACTCAATGGTTCGGAACACAATGATGCCTTCTATACCGAAGGTGGTCAGGTAAAGACCAAAACCAATTACTCAGGAGGTATTCAGGGAGGCATCTCTAACGGGCAAGATATTTACTTCAATGTTGCCTTCAAGCCAGTGGCCACCATTATGCAAGATCAAGAAAGCATTAATGAGGCAGGTGAGCGCGTTACAGTTTCAGGCAAAGGCCGACATGATCCTTGCGTAGTACCTCGTGCAGTGCCGATCGTTGAAGCAATGTCAGCTTTGGTAATTGCCGATTATTTGCTAATTAGCAAGGCTAATCGATTGTAA
- the queG gene encoding tRNA epoxyqueuosine(34) reductase QueG, with protein MAQDLGFDFCGISKAEFLSEEAPRLEKWLKNKAHGEMSYMENHFDKRLDPTQLVPGAKSVVSLLYNYYPEKDLASHQTDNPKIAKYAYGKDYHFVIKDKLKEFMHLLEEQVGQVEGRVFVDSAPVMERQWAAKSGLGWIGKNTLLINKDRGSFYFLAELIIDLELEVDGPIKDYCGTCTKCIDACPTDAITPYELDASKCISYLTIELKDQLPSEFKGKMEGWAFGCDICQDVCPWNRFSKPHTEPEFHPKDELIELFNNNWQDLTEEVFRSVFKGSAVKRTKFEGLKRNLDFLKKI; from the coding sequence ATGGCCCAAGATTTAGGCTTTGACTTTTGTGGGATTTCCAAGGCTGAATTCCTCTCCGAAGAGGCTCCTAGGTTAGAGAAATGGTTGAAGAATAAAGCTCACGGAGAGATGAGCTATATGGAAAACCATTTTGACAAGAGGCTAGACCCAACCCAATTGGTTCCAGGGGCCAAATCCGTGGTATCGCTGCTCTACAACTACTACCCTGAGAAAGACCTCGCTTCCCATCAAACGGATAACCCAAAAATTGCGAAGTATGCCTATGGCAAGGATTATCACTTTGTGATCAAGGATAAACTAAAGGAATTTATGCATCTACTGGAAGAGCAGGTTGGCCAGGTAGAAGGAAGGGTATTTGTTGATTCTGCCCCTGTGATGGAAAGGCAATGGGCAGCGAAATCAGGATTGGGTTGGATTGGTAAAAACACGCTACTCATCAATAAAGATCGAGGTAGCTTCTACTTTCTAGCCGAGTTAATCATTGACCTAGAGCTTGAAGTGGATGGACCAATCAAAGACTATTGTGGCACCTGTACCAAATGCATAGACGCCTGCCCAACAGATGCCATTACGCCCTATGAGCTTGATGCTTCTAAATGCATTTCTTATTTGACCATTGAGTTGAAGGACCAGCTACCCTCAGAGTTTAAGGGTAAGATGGAGGGATGGGCTTTCGGCTGTGATATTTGCCAAGATGTTTGCCCATGGAATCGCTTCTCCAAGCCCCATACAGAACCCGAATTTCATCCGAAAGATGAGTTGATAGAATTATTTAACAATAATTGGCAAGATTTAACAGAAGAGGTTTTCAGGTCAGTTTTCAAAGGATCAGCGGTGAAAAGAACCAAATTTGAGGGCTTAAAACGGAATCTAGATTTCCTTAAAAAAATTTAA
- a CDS encoding BatD family protein, translated as MKKSKPILLLVAFMLLPLASLKAQDISIQLGKDEVGLNELFTITVTLQNGSIKSYSDFPEIDGFAKRGTSSSSKTNIVNGQITSSQSIIQRYLPLEEGTFTLNSFTMELNGTSISSNGKTIKITPPVERRRNSRRNRFDPFDDLFGRNEPRKAPEFVDVKEDAFLALTTDKDEVYVGEGFTTTFAFYVADANRAPLQFHEAGKQLSTILKDLKPENCWEENFNIENIYGERVTIGGKNYTRYKIYQAAFYPLNLEPVVFPSVPFEMIKYRVAKSPSFFGRDREEDFKTFNTREKTVKVKALPPHPLKDAVAVGDFELDEKIDKTTVETGESFEYTFNIYGEGNIAGIPDLTIPSTKTIDIYPPNVSQDINRGSGRVTGSKQYSYFGIPNEPGDYDLKDYFGWVFFNPEKETYDTLKSTVKLKVTGESKKNVSISSTDLGSFYDNIDVASNELKNLNEDKTAQIIANLLIIAMLAGAGYLFFKK; from the coding sequence ATGAAAAAGTCTAAACCCATTTTACTCCTTGTTGCATTTATGTTGCTCCCTTTGGCATCGCTAAAGGCACAGGATATTTCAATTCAATTGGGTAAGGATGAAGTAGGGTTAAACGAACTTTTTACGATTACAGTCACCCTGCAGAATGGTTCGATCAAAAGCTATTCTGACTTTCCAGAGATTGATGGATTTGCCAAAAGAGGAACTTCCTCTTCGAGCAAAACCAATATTGTTAACGGACAGATTACCTCATCACAGAGTATCATACAAAGATACTTACCACTTGAGGAAGGCACCTTCACTTTGAACTCCTTTACCATGGAACTCAACGGGACCTCCATTAGCTCTAATGGTAAAACCATTAAGATTACCCCTCCGGTTGAAAGAAGAAGAAACAGCAGACGTAACAGGTTTGACCCATTTGATGATCTTTTCGGTCGAAATGAGCCCCGAAAAGCTCCAGAATTCGTTGACGTCAAGGAAGACGCCTTTCTGGCCTTAACTACCGATAAAGATGAAGTTTATGTAGGTGAGGGGTTCACCACAACTTTTGCATTCTATGTTGCAGATGCCAACAGAGCACCCCTTCAGTTTCATGAAGCTGGCAAACAACTTTCAACCATACTAAAAGACCTCAAACCAGAAAACTGCTGGGAAGAGAACTTCAATATTGAGAACATTTACGGAGAAAGGGTGACCATAGGTGGTAAGAACTATACGCGCTACAAAATTTATCAAGCCGCGTTCTATCCACTAAACTTAGAGCCTGTAGTTTTCCCTTCTGTGCCCTTCGAAATGATTAAATATAGGGTGGCTAAATCCCCATCCTTCTTTGGTCGAGACAGAGAAGAAGACTTCAAAACTTTCAACACTAGAGAGAAAACCGTGAAGGTAAAAGCACTCCCTCCTCACCCACTTAAGGATGCGGTAGCGGTTGGTGATTTTGAGTTGGACGAGAAAATTGACAAGACAACCGTAGAAACTGGTGAAAGCTTTGAATACACCTTCAACATTTATGGTGAAGGCAACATAGCTGGTATTCCTGATTTAACTATTCCTTCTACCAAAACCATTGATATTTATCCACCAAATGTCAGTCAAGATATCAATCGTGGTTCGGGCAGAGTCACTGGATCTAAGCAGTATAGCTACTTCGGAATTCCAAATGAGCCCGGTGACTATGACCTAAAAGACTACTTCGGATGGGTTTTCTTTAACCCTGAAAAAGAGACCTATGATACCTTGAAATCGACCGTCAAACTCAAAGTGACTGGCGAGAGCAAAAAGAACGTTTCTATTTCCTCAACAGACCTCGGTTCATTCTATGACAATATAGATGTAGCCTCGAACGAATTGAAGAACCTCAACGAGGATAAAACTGCCCAGATTATTGCCAATCTGCTAATTATAGCTATGTTAGCGGGCGCAGGATATTTGTTCTTCAAAAAGTAA
- the pfkA gene encoding 6-phosphofructokinase — translation MTKTIKRIGVLTSGGDAPGMNAAVRAVVRACIYYDLEVFGVYKGYDGLINGNIEQLFVRSVSNILSRGGTFLLSARSQEFRTKAGREKAYENFKKFDLDALVVIGGDGSFTGADIFSQEFDVPVIGIPGTIDNDLAGTDYTIGFDTACNTAREAIDKIRDTASSHERLFFVEVMGRDAGFIAVNSAIGGGAVAMVVPEHNWTVEALIKRLRKGAANKKASNVVIIAEGCHLGNAYEVAKEVKQELDYFDIRVTVLGHLQRGGSPTTMDRVLASRLGVAAVEGLKDNQSKVMVGMINNEIVYTPIGHAVKTEKRLGDEEFRIAKILSI, via the coding sequence ATGACAAAGACGATCAAGAGAATTGGGGTACTGACCTCAGGTGGAGATGCGCCTGGCATGAATGCAGCCGTTAGGGCTGTTGTCAGGGCGTGTATATATTATGACCTCGAAGTATTCGGAGTTTACAAGGGCTATGATGGTCTTATCAATGGCAATATTGAGCAACTCTTTGTAAGATCTGTATCCAATATTTTGAGTCGAGGGGGTACTTTCCTATTATCTGCACGTAGTCAGGAATTTCGTACGAAAGCGGGGCGTGAAAAGGCCTATGAAAACTTTAAAAAGTTCGACCTTGATGCACTGGTAGTCATTGGTGGAGATGGTTCTTTTACCGGAGCGGATATTTTCAGCCAAGAATTTGATGTGCCAGTTATCGGAATTCCTGGAACAATCGACAATGATCTGGCAGGTACCGATTATACCATTGGATTTGACACTGCCTGCAATACAGCCCGAGAGGCCATCGATAAAATTAGGGATACAGCCTCCTCCCACGAGAGGCTTTTCTTTGTAGAAGTTATGGGTCGTGACGCAGGATTCATTGCGGTTAACTCGGCAATTGGTGGTGGTGCGGTCGCAATGGTCGTTCCTGAGCATAATTGGACTGTCGAAGCCTTAATAAAACGCCTTAGAAAAGGTGCCGCGAATAAGAAGGCCTCTAATGTTGTCATTATAGCAGAAGGTTGTCATCTAGGCAATGCCTATGAAGTGGCAAAAGAAGTAAAACAAGAGCTAGATTACTTTGACATTCGAGTAACAGTTCTGGGTCATCTTCAGCGTGGTGGATCGCCTACCACAATGGATCGTGTATTGGCAAGCCGACTTGGAGTAGCAGCGGTTGAAGGTTTAAAAGACAACCAGTCGAAAGTAATGGTGGGTATGATCAACAATGAAATTGTCTATACGCCTATCGGTCATGCGGTCAAAACTGAGAAGAGACTCGGGGATGAAGAATTTAGAATTGCTAAGATTCTATCGATATAA
- the fbaA gene encoding class II fructose-bisphosphate aldolase — protein MGKFRSGVLYGQELKDCLNYAKENQFALPAINVIGTNSINSVLEVASKVNSPVMVQFSVSGAAFYAGKSLDNSDYNASIQGAISGAMHVHQMAEHYGVPVVLHTDHAAKKLLPWIDGLLDAGEAYYKKHGQPLFSTHMLDLSEESLEENIEISCKYFERMNAIEMGIEIELGITGGEEDGVDNTDVDSSRLYTQPEEVAAAWDALRQVGDIFTVAASFGNVHGVYKPGNVELRPEILKNSQTYIQEKFGTEEKPVFFVFHGGSGSEASKIEEATSYGSIKMNIDTDIQWACWDGVHAYYKDKKDYLQAQIGNPDGEDSPNKKFYDPRVWLRKGEESIVKRLEQAFEELNAINRN, from the coding sequence ATGGGAAAATTCAGAAGCGGTGTGCTTTACGGTCAGGAACTCAAGGATTGCCTGAACTATGCAAAAGAGAATCAGTTTGCACTCCCCGCCATTAACGTAATAGGTACCAATAGTATCAATTCAGTTTTGGAAGTGGCCAGCAAAGTAAACTCTCCAGTAATGGTGCAGTTTTCGGTAAGCGGTGCGGCTTTCTATGCTGGAAAGTCACTAGACAACTCAGATTATAACGCCTCTATTCAGGGAGCGATATCTGGTGCAATGCACGTTCATCAAATGGCGGAGCATTATGGCGTGCCAGTAGTGCTACATACCGATCATGCAGCTAAGAAACTATTACCATGGATTGATGGCTTGTTAGATGCTGGTGAGGCTTATTACAAAAAGCATGGACAGCCATTGTTCAGTACTCATATGCTCGACCTTTCTGAGGAAAGCCTGGAAGAAAACATCGAGATTAGCTGTAAGTATTTCGAGCGAATGAACGCTATTGAGATGGGCATCGAAATCGAACTAGGTATTACTGGAGGAGAAGAAGATGGTGTCGATAATACTGATGTAGATTCTTCAAGACTTTACACACAACCTGAGGAAGTGGCTGCAGCCTGGGACGCTTTAAGGCAAGTGGGTGATATTTTCACTGTGGCGGCATCTTTCGGGAACGTACATGGTGTATACAAGCCAGGTAATGTTGAATTAAGACCTGAGATTTTAAAGAACTCTCAAACCTATATTCAAGAGAAATTCGGAACGGAAGAGAAACCAGTGTTCTTTGTATTCCATGGTGGATCAGGTTCTGAAGCTTCTAAGATTGAGGAGGCTACTTCTTATGGCTCTATCAAAATGAACATTGATACAGATATTCAATGGGCATGCTGGGATGGAGTACATGCTTACTATAAGGACAAGAAAGACTATCTACAAGCTCAGATTGGTAATCCTGACGGTGAAGATTCTCCAAACAAGAAGTTCTATGACCCTAGAGTATGGTTAAGAAAAGGTGAGGAGAGTATAGTTAAGCGATTGGAACAAGCTTTCGAAGAGCTTAATGCGATAAACAGAAATTAA
- a CDS encoding NifU family protein, which translates to MKAVNIYMEANPNPNSMKFVVNFMLLQDGVSFDYPNAEAAADSPLAQELFKLPNVERVFYMSNFVTVTKSEDVDWIEIQDGIRDVIKPYLEAEKPLILEELDKDPLFDENDSEVVKKIKGILDEYIRPAVEQDGGAIGFSSFEGGVVKVNLQGSCSGCPASAVTLKSGIENLLKRMLPNDVTEVVAEGV; encoded by the coding sequence ATGAAAGCTGTAAATATATACATGGAAGCCAATCCCAATCCTAACTCTATGAAGTTCGTAGTGAACTTTATGTTGCTTCAGGATGGTGTGAGCTTTGATTACCCAAATGCAGAAGCTGCAGCCGATTCCCCTTTGGCGCAAGAGTTATTCAAGCTACCAAATGTGGAACGTGTCTTTTACATGAGCAATTTTGTCACAGTCACAAAATCAGAAGATGTAGACTGGATTGAAATCCAAGATGGGATTCGAGATGTTATCAAACCTTATCTCGAGGCTGAAAAACCTTTGATTCTTGAGGAGTTGGATAAGGATCCTTTATTCGATGAAAACGACTCTGAGGTCGTCAAAAAAATCAAGGGTATCCTTGATGAATACATTCGACCAGCAGTTGAACAAGATGGTGGCGCTATCGGATTCTCCTCTTTCGAAGGTGGTGTAGTAAAAGTTAACCTGCAAGGTTCCTGTAGTGGATGCCCAGCATCAGCTGTTACTTTAAAGTCAGGCATTGAAAACCTACTGAAACGAATGCTTCCAAACGATGTAACCGAAGTGGTAGCTGAGGGAGTTTAA
- a CDS encoding ZIP family metal transporter translates to MIINAIILFLSVAIPGALMINQKSFKAERLSYFLVFAGAYLFSMTVIHLIPDLFLSGEDPFRLGLYILIGFFIQKVLENFSNGVEHGHVHAHGAYSVPYLLIALGLHSFLEGSIMTDAIHSNHSPDSVYSHGSSPKILLGIVMHKIPAALALMALLVSQMKSIKKAILLMLTFALASPLGLLFSEFFGHSDVFPERYLIIFFAIVAGGFLQISTTIFIETDPHHKLNWKRFSVSILGALAAVIAQLAI, encoded by the coding sequence ATGATCATCAATGCCATCATATTATTTCTTAGCGTAGCCATTCCTGGTGCCTTGATGATTAATCAAAAGTCATTCAAGGCTGAGAGGTTAAGCTATTTCCTGGTTTTTGCGGGTGCCTATCTGTTTTCAATGACAGTGATTCACCTCATTCCAGATTTGTTTTTGAGTGGAGAAGACCCATTTAGACTCGGGCTTTACATACTCATAGGCTTCTTTATCCAAAAGGTATTAGAGAACTTTTCCAATGGGGTGGAACATGGGCATGTCCATGCCCATGGTGCTTATTCTGTGCCTTATCTATTGATCGCACTAGGGTTACACTCTTTTCTTGAGGGAAGCATTATGACAGATGCCATTCACTCAAACCACAGCCCTGATTCTGTCTATAGTCATGGTAGTTCTCCGAAGATTCTGTTGGGGATCGTTATGCATAAGATACCCGCTGCACTGGCATTAATGGCATTATTGGTAAGCCAGATGAAGAGCATCAAGAAAGCTATACTTTTAATGCTGACGTTTGCCTTAGCATCTCCTCTTGGGTTGTTGTTTTCAGAGTTCTTTGGCCACTCGGATGTTTTCCCCGAACGTTACTTGATTATCTTCTTTGCCATTGTAGCTGGTGGCTTCCTGCAAATTTCCACCACCATCTTTATAGAGACCGACCCACATCATAAGTTGAACTGGAAACGCTTCTCAGTTTCAATCTTAGGTGCACTTGCTGCAGTCATAGCACAATTGGCTATTTGA
- the ruvB gene encoding Holliday junction branch migration DNA helicase RuvB, translating into MREDYLNGSDDELSSTERDIERALRPLSFEDFTGQHKIVENIKVFVMAAKQRAEPLDHVLLHGPPGLGKTTLSHIISNELESEIKVTSGPVLDKPSDLAGLLTNLEEGDVLFIDEIHRLNPIVEEYLYSAMEDYKIDIMLDSGPNARTVQISLNPFTLIGATTRSGLLTSPLRARFGINARLEYYDSKLLTLIVLRSSEILNTPINEDAAYEIARRSRGTPRIANNLLRRTRDFAQIKGTGTITIDISQMALNALDVDSHGLDEMDNRILTTIIEKFKGGPVGISTIATAVGEEAETIEEVYEPFLIQEGFLKRTSRGREATDLAYEHLKLKKPGQSGTLFG; encoded by the coding sequence ATGCGTGAGGATTATTTGAATGGCAGTGACGATGAGTTGAGTTCAACCGAACGCGACATCGAGCGTGCCCTTCGCCCCTTAAGTTTCGAAGACTTTACTGGTCAACATAAGATTGTTGAGAACATCAAGGTATTTGTAATGGCTGCCAAACAGCGTGCAGAACCTTTGGATCATGTACTCTTGCATGGACCTCCTGGCTTAGGAAAAACCACGCTTTCTCATATCATTTCGAATGAATTGGAGTCAGAGATAAAAGTTACCTCAGGACCTGTATTGGACAAACCCAGTGATCTGGCCGGGCTATTGACTAACCTAGAAGAAGGTGATGTCCTTTTCATCGATGAGATACATAGGCTGAACCCTATAGTGGAAGAGTATTTGTACTCGGCCATGGAAGACTATAAAATTGATATCATGCTAGATTCTGGCCCAAATGCCAGAACAGTACAAATAAGCTTGAACCCCTTTACACTAATCGGAGCTACTACACGATCGGGGCTCTTAACCTCACCACTTCGCGCCAGGTTTGGTATCAATGCCAGGTTGGAATACTATGACTCAAAACTATTAACCTTAATCGTTTTGCGCTCTTCGGAAATTCTAAATACTCCGATCAATGAAGATGCTGCCTATGAAATAGCCCGAAGAAGTAGAGGAACCCCTCGTATTGCAAATAACTTGCTCAGAAGAACTAGAGACTTTGCTCAAATAAAAGGCACTGGTACCATCACCATTGACATTAGTCAAATGGCATTAAATGCTCTGGATGTAGACTCTCATGGCTTGGATGAGATGGATAATCGTATTCTCACCACCATCATTGAAAAGTTCAAAGGTGGGCCTGTGGGTATTTCCACAATCGCCACCGCAGTGGGCGAAGAAGCAGAAACGATCGAGGAAGTTTATGAGCCATTTCTTATTCAGGAGGGTTTCTTAAAGCGAACCTCTCGTGGTAGAGAAGCAACCGATTTAGCTTATGAACACCTTAAACTCAAGAAACCCGGTCAGTCGGGTACTCTGTTTGGGTAA
- a CDS encoding FAD:protein FMN transferase — MNKNAKSRVYLIVLVIAIFVVWNYRQQQTKEIYVNGTTMGTIPYNIKYLDTEFSNYKAEIDSLLRDFNQALSTYIPDSEISTFNRSGSVKFTLPYFYDVLEASAKVYKESNGAFDPTLGPLIDAWGFGDGKTLDLDSSKVDSLLGFVGFQNLTYDQTRVSKEIPEVKLNFSAIAKGQAIDVVADWLTSIGINDYMVEIGGEVRASGKNIEGKVWTIAIEVPDEARIGGIFDAIYLENRGMAGSGNYRNFRVLEDGRKVAHTIDPRTGFPKMQTLLSATVLAPTCMLADGFATACMVLGLEESIKLIESDPTLEAYLIYADDQGKMVTYVSPGLTDKIVD; from the coding sequence ATGAATAAGAATGCCAAATCCCGTGTTTATCTCATCGTTTTAGTGATTGCCATCTTTGTAGTTTGGAATTACCGACAGCAACAAACTAAGGAGATTTATGTGAATGGTACGACTATGGGAACCATCCCATACAACATAAAGTATCTCGATACGGAGTTCAGTAATTACAAAGCTGAGATAGACTCATTGCTTAGAGATTTTAATCAAGCACTGTCAACTTATATTCCTGATTCTGAGATATCTACTTTTAATAGGTCTGGTTCAGTAAAGTTCACCTTGCCTTACTTCTACGATGTATTAGAGGCTAGTGCGAAGGTGTATAAGGAGTCGAATGGTGCCTTCGATCCAACGCTCGGTCCATTGATAGATGCATGGGGTTTTGGTGATGGCAAGACCTTAGATTTAGATTCATCAAAAGTTGATTCTCTTCTAGGTTTCGTGGGTTTTCAGAATCTGACCTATGACCAAACTCGGGTTTCTAAGGAAATCCCGGAGGTTAAACTGAACTTTTCTGCTATTGCCAAGGGACAGGCTATTGATGTGGTGGCCGATTGGCTGACTTCTATTGGGATTAATGACTATATGGTTGAGATAGGAGGTGAGGTTAGGGCTAGTGGAAAAAACATTGAGGGTAAGGTCTGGACAATTGCTATTGAAGTACCTGATGAGGCCCGCATTGGAGGCATATTTGATGCCATTTATCTTGAAAATAGGGGGATGGCTGGCAGTGGAAACTATAGAAACTTTCGAGTTCTGGAAGATGGCCGTAAAGTGGCCCATACTATAGATCCTCGAACTGGATTTCCTAAAATGCAGACTCTTTTGAGCGCCACCGTTTTAGCACCGACTTGCATGTTGGCCGATGGATTTGCCACGGCATGCATGGTTTTGGGCTTAGAAGAGAGTATCAAACTCATTGAGTCTGATCCGACCCTAGAGGCTTACCTTATTTATGCGGATGATCAAGGAAAAATGGTGACCTATGTCTCTCCCGGTTTAACTGATAAAATAGTCGACTAG